Sequence from the Candidatus Sulfotelmatobacter sp. genome:
CAGCAGCAGCACCGCCAGCGGCGTGGCCGGGACGAACGCGGTGTGCTGCGCGAACGCGAGCCGGCCGAGGTTGACCGGGTTGGCGCCGTCGACGTCCTTGTCGGCCGGCATCGCTTCGGCGATGCGCCGAATGCCCAGGTGCGCGGGCAGCGGCTGTTGCAGGATGATCCCGTGCACGAGCGGATCCTCGCCGAGCGCCTGCAGGCGACCGCGCAGCGCGCCCTCGGACGCGTCGGCCGGCAACGTGGCCACCGCGACGTCGACGCCGACCTTCGCGCCGACGCGCTCGATGCTGCGCACGTAGGCGATGCTGGCGGCGTCCTCGCCGACGATCGCGACCACCAGGCGCGGGGCGACGCCGCGGGCGCGCAAGCGTTCCGCGCGCTGCGCGATCTCGGCGCGCAGCTCGGTCGCGAGCGCGCGCCCGTCCAGGATTCGGGCGGGCATCGCTCGCGTGTTTCGGGCGGCTAGGAGGCCGGCCCTGGAACGCGTGCGGCGGACCGTCGACCTGGGCGTGAGCTTCGACCTCGCCGCGCTCGACGACGCGTTGGCCGGCTTCAACCGGCTCTACAACACGCATCCCGATCGCATCTTGTGCTCGCCCGACGTGCTGGTGCGGGTGGCCGCCTTGACCGCGCGCACCGGCGACGACGCGTTGCGGCGCGAGCTGCGCTGGGCCGGCCTGCCGGTCGCCTCGGCGATCCTGGCGCCGGGCACGATCGTGTTCGAAGGCTACGTCGACGAGGAGCGCATGGGCGACTGGTGAGCCCGCGCCGGCGTCACGCGGTCACGACAGGAACGCGTCGATCGCCGTCGCGAGCGCGGCCGGTTCTTCGCGCGTGGGCAGATGACCGCTGTGCTCGAGGATCAGCGTGCGCGCTTGCGGGTACACGCGGCGCACGATCGCGAGCGCGGCGATCGGCAAGTACCGGTCGCGGCGGCCCCACGCGCACAGCACCGGGCCCCCGTAGCGCGCGTAGCGCGCCTGCGCGGTGCGCCGGTGCGCCGGCGAAGCGAACGCCGGCAGACCGGCGGCGTAGACCCGCGCGAAGGCCCGGCGCAGGGCGGGATCGGCGCCCAGCGCCTGGGCCTGTTCGACGATCCCCGCGTCGAGGCTGGCCGGATCGTGGACGCTGCCCCGCAGGGTGGCGGCGATCAGTGCCCGCCGCGGCGGGCGCATGAACAGCGGGCGGGCCAGCCGCGCGGCGACCGCCAGCGCCAAGTGCCGGCGCGGATGAGCGAAGCCGGCCGGCGCCAGCAGCACCAGGCGGCGGACCCGATCCGGGTGGGCGCCCGCGAAGTCGGCCGCCAGCAGCCCGCCCAGCGAGTGCCCCACCAGCGCCACCTGCCCCGCGCCCAGCGCCGGCACGGCCGCTTCGAGGACGTGCCGGAAGAAGGCGGTGTCGTAGCGCGCGTCCGGCTTCTCGCTGGCGCCGAAGCCCGGCAGGTCCAGGGCGACGTAGCGCCGCCGTGGGTCCAGCCGGGCGACCAGCCGGTCCCAGGTGACGGAGGTCCACAGTCCCAGGCCGTGGAGCAGCAGGACCGGCGGCCCGTCCGGCGCGCCGGTCTCGAAGACCGCCAGCTCGAGTCCGGCGGCCCGGAGCGTGTGGCGGCGCCAGCCGGGCGGAGCGTCGGCGTCTACCACGAAACCCCCGGCGTGCCTCGGGTCCCGCTCGTCCTCGTCGTGGTGCTCCTCCTATGCGGGTGCTACAACACCCCCGACCCCGGCAGCGCCGCCGGCGGTGGCGGTCCCGGGATGCTGACCGGGGCGCCGGCGCAGTCGTACCTGGTCCCGCGCACGGACGGCCGGACCGACGGCTTGGCCAATTACCGCGGTCGCGTCGTGCTGATGAACCTGTGGGCGACCTGGTGTCCGCCGTGTCAGGAAGAGATGCCCGCCCTCGAGCGCTTCGCGCGCGAAGAGGCCGGCAAGGTCGTCGTGCTCGGCGTCGATCAGGGCGAGTCGGCCGGCGTCGCGGGCGCGTTCGCACGCGCGCACGGCGTCACTTTTCCGATCCTCGTCGACGAGCAGCAGCAGTACGGGCGCACCTACGCGGCGCTGGGTTTGCCGACCTCGATCGTCGTCGGGCGCGACGGCAAGATCGTGCGCGGCATCGACGGCGCCATGACGCTGGCGCAGATGCGCGCCGCCGTCGCTCCGGCGCTCGCCGCGCGATGACCGCCCGCACGACGGCCCTGGTGGTCGCCGCCGTCGCGATCGCGCTGGTGGTCGCGCAGGATCTCGAGCCCGGTTACGCGCTCTACCACAGCTGGCAGTACGCGCTGGCGCTGGCGCTCGCGCTCGCGCTGCTGATCGGCTACGCGCACGGCGTGCGGCGCGGCGCCGACGGCGTCGTGGGCCGGCGTTTGCTGGTCGCGCTGGCAGGCGCCGCGATCGTCGATGTGGCCGGCTTGGCGTCCGGACTGCTCGGCCCCGACACGGCCGACGTCAGCGGCGCGCCGGGAACGGTCGTTCCCGTTCCCGCGCTCGGCGCGGCGGCGTTCTTCGGTCCGGCGGATGCGGCGGCGATCGCGCGCGGCGACGGAACGATCGTGCTGCGGCGGCGCGGCCACGGCGACGTCGTGCTCGGCACGGGCACGCGCCGTCTGTTCGGCGAGTCGGTGCTGAGCCTGGCGCCGCACCCCGCCGTCTACGTGCACGCCAGCGACGCGCGCGGCGCGCATCTGACCATCACCCAACCCACCGGCACGGCGTTCCTCTCGCCGGTGCTGCAATTCGGCACCATGCAGCGCATCAACGACGCGCTGACCGTCCCGGTCGACACCTTCGCCACGCCGGCCCTGCACCGCGTCTTTCGCGCGCTCTACTTCACGCCCAGGCAGCTGGCGAACTTTCCGCATCACGTCGGCGATCCGACCAAGCCGGGCGTCATCCTGACCGCGCAGGACGATCGCGGCACGCCGATGGGGATCACGATCACCCAAGGCGAGCCGGTCGTGCTCGGCGGCGTGACCGTGCAGCTCACGGTCGGCAGCTATCCCGCGCTCGCGATCGCGTCGGCGCCGGACACCTGGGCGCTCGCGCTGGGATCGGTGCTGGTCGTGCTCGGGCTGGTGTGGACCGGACTCGCCGCGCGCGCGAACGACTCAGATCAGCATGCCGATCGTGTCGACGACCAGGCCGCACGCGGTGGCGATCGCGGCCGTGATCGGGAGCAGACGCGAGCCGGCTAAGGCGGTGATCGAGACCAGCACGATCGCGATCTCGAACAGCGTCGTGCCGCTTTCGACCCACCGGTGGCGCGTCGCCAAGTGCTCCGAACGCTCGCCCTCGGCCTCCGAGCGCTTCTTGTCCTCGGCGGCGCTGCGCAGCAGCGGCGGTCCTTTGGCCTCCTCGCGCTTGGCATCGGCCGCGAGCAGATCCGGGTGTTTGGCGTTCCCGCTGTCGATGGCGGCGCGGTAGACGGCGACCTTGATGCGCCCGGCCTCGTATTCGTTGAACGTGTCGGCGGCGCGAGTGAAGATCGCGATCTGCTCGTTCTTGACCAGCAGCGCCTCGCTTTGCAGCGTGCTGGCGAGGAAGCCGGAGACCGCCGAGCACAGCGCCAGCACCGCGGCGGCGACCGGAATCCAGTGCGGCGCGTCGTGATGCTGCGTTCCCTCGGGTGCGAGCGCTTCGGGGACGCGGACGCGCCGGGAGACGGGCTGGTCGGCGGGCGTTTCGCTCATCGCGCCACCGGCGCGGTCAGCTCGCGCACGCGCTCGAGGCCGCTGCGCACGTCGGTGTCGGGCGCGACGCGCCAGGCCTCGGTGCGCGCGCGATCGAAACCGAACGCGGCCAGCTCGAACGCGCCGTGCGTGCCGCAGACGATCGCGCCGTCGGGATCGACGGCGAAGGCGCGCCGGTGCAGCGTGTCGAGCACGACGACGTAGCAGCGCAGCTCGGCGGCGCGCGTGCGCGCGAACCGCGTCGTCCAGTGCTCGTCGATCGAGGCGCGCCAGACGAACAGCCGAACGCCGTCGAGCCGCGGCGCCACCAGCGCGCGCGGATCGAGCACGGCCTCGTCGTCGACGTGGGCGATCTCCGCGCTCGTCGCGAGCGCGTGCGGATCGATCACCAGCTCGGCGCCGGCCGTGGCGGCCAGCGCGTGCAGGGCGGGATCGACGTGCGCGGTGATCGCGACCCGCAGGCTCGCCGGGAGCGCGGCGCCGTTGCCGCGCGCGACCGCCGGCGTCGCGCCGCGCGCGACGATGGCGGGGCCGATCGCGATCGTGCCGTGCACGATCTGCTCGTCGTGTTGCGAGCCCAGTGCGACCGGGCTGCCGTCGGCCGCGACGATCTGGCTCTTGCCGCAGTAGAGCACGCTGCGCGCTTCGACGCCGACCTTGTTGGCGGCGATCAGCGGAACGCCGTTCTCACGCGCGCGCACGGAAATCATCAGATCCGCCTGGATGTTCTCGAGCGCGTCGGGATCGCGGCCGCTGCTCACCCAGGCGGTCGGAACGACGAGCACTTCCGCGCCGGCGTCGACCAGCGTCGCCGCAATGGTCGGGATGCGGCCGTCGGCGCAGATGAAGACGCCCAGTCGACCGAGCGGCGTCTCGACCGGCTGCAACGCGTCGCCGGCGGTGAACCAGCGGCGATCGAAGTGCCACAGAAAGCACTTGTCGGCGAAGCCGACGACGCCGTCGGCGGTTACCACGTAGGCTGCGTTCGCGAGTCCGCGCTCGCCGTTTCGTGCGCTACCGTACACGATCGTCGCGCCGCTCCGGCATGCGACCGCGATCACGTCTTGCGCGGCATCAGCAAGCAACTGCGGGTCGACCGGGTCGGCACCGATAACATATCCGGGGACGGTCCCTTCGGGGACGACGATCAAGCGCGCGCCGTTTTCGGCCGCGGCCACGATGCGTGCCAGGATCGCGGGCCAGCGCTCGCTGAAATCGGCACGGTCGTGAGCTTGCAGCTGAACGGCACTAACGGCGGTCGGTCTAGCGTTCACTACCTAATCGCTCCAAAGGAGAAGCCGAGCTCATGGACGGGCTCGCTGAGGGTCGTCGTATGACACGTTTGGTCGTATGTCTTTCACTCGTGTT
This genomic interval carries:
- a CDS encoding bifunctional 5,10-methylenetetrahydrofolate dehydrogenase/5,10-methenyltetrahydrofolate cyclohydrolase, translated to MPARILDGRALATELRAEIAQRAERLRARGVAPRLVVAIVGEDAASIAYVRSIERVGAKVGVDVAVATLPADASEGALRGRLQALGEDPLVHGIILQQPLPAHLGIRRIAEAMPADKDVDGANPVNLGRLAFAQHTAFVPATPLAVLLLLERSERWPLRGARCVVVGRSNVVGLPVSLLLLGRGGTVTVTHKETADLAHHVRDADVLVVATGVPGLIRAGMVRPGATVIDVGTTFVDGVLLGDVAPEVADVAGELTPVPGGVGPVTNVALLRNVVQAAENLAE
- a CDS encoding alpha/beta fold hydrolase — encoded protein: MVDADAPPGWRRHTLRAAGLELAVFETGAPDGPPVLLLHGLGLWTSVTWDRLVARLDPRRRYVALDLPGFGASEKPDARYDTAFFRHVLEAAVPALGAGQVALVGHSLGGLLAADFAGAHPDRVRRLVLLAPAGFAHPRRHLALAVAARLARPLFMRPPRRALIAATLRGSVHDPASLDAGIVEQAQALGADPALRRAFARVYAAGLPAFASPAHRRTAQARYARYGGPVLCAWGRRDRYLPIAALAIVRRVYPQARTLILEHSGHLPTREEPAALATAIDAFLS
- a CDS encoding TlpA disulfide reductase family protein, translating into MPRVPLVLVVVLLLCGCYNTPDPGSAAGGGGPGMLTGAPAQSYLVPRTDGRTDGLANYRGRVVLMNLWATWCPPCQEEMPALERFAREEAGKVVVLGVDQGESAGVAGAFARAHGVTFPILVDEQQQYGRTYAALGLPTSIVVGRDGKIVRGIDGAMTLAQMRAAVAPALAAR
- a CDS encoding DUF4337 family protein, translated to MSETPADQPVSRRVRVPEALAPEGTQHHDAPHWIPVAAAVLALCSAVSGFLASTLQSEALLVKNEQIAIFTRAADTFNEYEAGRIKVAVYRAAIDSGNAKHPDLLAADAKREEAKGPPLLRSAAEDKKRSEAEGERSEHLATRHRWVESGTTLFEIAIVLVSITALAGSRLLPITAAIATACGLVVDTIGMLI
- a CDS encoding carbon-nitrogen hydrolase family protein — translated: MNARPTAVSAVQLQAHDRADFSERWPAILARIVAAAENGARLIVVPEGTVPGYVIGADPVDPQLLADAAQDVIAVACRSGATIVYGSARNGERGLANAAYVVTADGVVGFADKCFLWHFDRRWFTAGDALQPVETPLGRLGVFICADGRIPTIAATLVDAGAEVLVVPTAWVSSGRDPDALENIQADLMISVRARENGVPLIAANKVGVEARSVLYCGKSQIVAADGSPVALGSQHDEQIVHGTIAIGPAIVARGATPAVARGNGAALPASLRVAITAHVDPALHALAATAGAELVIDPHALATSAEIAHVDDEAVLDPRALVAPRLDGVRLFVWRASIDEHWTTRFARTRAAELRCYVVVLDTLHRRAFAVDPDGAIVCGTHGAFELAAFGFDRARTEAWRVAPDTDVRSGLERVRELTAPVAR